The Pan paniscus chromosome 1, NHGRI_mPanPan1-v2.0_pri, whole genome shotgun sequence genome has a segment encoding these proteins:
- the JUN gene encoding transcription factor Jun, whose translation MTAKMETTFYDDALNASFLPSESGPYGYSNPKILKQSMTLNLADPVGSLKPHLRAKNSDLLTSPDVGLLKLASPELERLIIQSSNGHITTTPTPTQFLCPKNVTDEQEGFAEGFVRALAELHSQNTLPSVTSAAQPVNGAGMVAPAVASVAGGSGSGGFSASLHSEPPVYANLSNFNPGALSSGGGAPSYGAAGLAFPAQPQQQQQPPHHLPQQMPVQHPRLQALKEEPQTVPEMPGETPPLSPIDMESQERIKAERKRMRNRIAASKCRKRKLERIARLEEKVKTLKAQNSELASTANMLREQVAQLKQKVMNHVNSGCQLMLTQQLQTF comes from the coding sequence ATGACTGCAAAGATGGAAACGACCTTCTATGACGATGCCCTCAACGCCTCGTTCCTCCCGTCCGAGAGCGGACCTTATGGCTACAGTAACCCCAAGATCCTGAAACAGAGCATGACCCTGAACCTGGCCGACCCAGTGGGGAGCCTGAAGCCGCACCTCCGCGCCAAGAACTCGGACCTCCTCACCTCGCCCGACGTGGGGCTGCTCAAGCTGGCGTCGCCCGAGCTGGAGCGCCTGATAATCCAGTCCAGCAACGGGCACATCACCACCACGCCGACCCCCACCCAGTTCCTGTGCCCCAAGAACGTGACAGATGAGCAGGAGGGCTTCGCCGAGGGCTTCGTGCGCGCCCTGGCCGAACTGCACAGCCAGAACACGCTGCCCAGCGTCACGTCGGCGGCGCAGCCGGTCAAcggggcaggcatggtggctcccgcgGTAGCCTCGGTGGCAGGGGGCAGCGGCAGCGGCGGCTTCAGCGCCAGCCTGCACAGCGAGCCGCCGGTCTACGCCAACCTCAGCAACTTCAACCCAGGCGCGCTGAGCAGCGGCGGCGGGGCGCCCTCCTACGGCGCGGCTGGCCTGGCCTTTCCCGCGCaaccccagcagcagcagcagccgccgcACCACCTGCCCCAGCAGATGCCCGTGCAGCACCCGCGGCTGCAGGCCCTGAAGGAGGAGCCTCAGACAGTGCCCGAGATGCCCGGCGAGACACCGCCCCTGTCCCCCATCGACATGGAGTCCCAGGAGCGGATCAAGGCGGAGAGGAAGCGCATGAGGAACCGCATCGCTGCCTCCAAGTGCCGAAAAAGGAAGCTGGAGAGAATCGCCCGGCTGGAGGAAAAAGTGAAAACCTTGAAAGCTCAGAACTCGGAGCTGGCGTCCACGGCCAACATGCTCAGGGAACAGGTGGCACAGCTTAAACAGAAAGTCATGAACCACGTTAACAGTGGGTGCCAACTCATGCTAACGCAGCAGTTGCAAACATTTTGA